Genomic window (Granulicella arctica):
TCAGCCCAGTCCTGCATCATCTTGGAGCGAGGCTCAAGGTAGAGCGCATGATTATAGGCAGCACTCACTGCGTTGCGAGGAGCGTGCGCAAGCTGCAATTCGATGTGTTCATGACCGTAGCCGCGTTCGTGCAGGATGGTGGACGCCAGCCCTCTAAAGCCATGGCCTGTCATCTTCCCCTTGTAACCCATCCGCTCGAGAGCCTTAAGAATGGTGTTGTTGCTCATCGGTTTAGCTACGTTTCGGTCTCCGGGGAACAGCCAGTCGCTCCCTCCCGTCAACTCACGCAAGGTGTCAAGAATTTCGAGAGCTTGCCTTGCGAGTGGCACGACATGCGGTGTTCTCATCTTCATGCGATCGGCTGGAATGTTCCACCGGGCAGCTTCCAGGTCAAACTCTGACCAGGTTGCGCCGATTAGCTCACTGGTACGAACGAACGTCAGCGCGATCAGCTTGATCGCGAAGCGAGTGACGTGGGTTCCCGGATAAACCTCGATCTGCCTGAGGAGGTTCGGGAGTTCCTTAGCCTCTATTCGGGCGTAATTACTTTTCAGCGAGGCTTTGAGGATGTCCCGAGGGCGAACGTCAGTTGCAGGGTTGCGCTTGGCGTAACCATGGGCGATGGCATAGCGAAAGATCTGCCCGGTCGTCTCAAGGGCTCGCTTTGCAACATCCCGAGCGCCCCGTGCCTCAACTGCCCTGACCATTGCGACAATGTCAGGCGCCTCGATCTCCGTCATCTGGAGCAAACCCAAACTCGGCAAGATGTTCGCCGCTAGCCGCCTGCGCGTAGAGTCCACATGTCGAGGGCTCTTATCATCTTGCCAGTGTTCCACCCACTTCACCGAGACACTCGCGAAAGAGTTTTCACTCGAGATCTGCTCCGCGGACTTGCTGATCTTTCGTGCCGCCATGGGGTCCACGCCGGTCTCCAACAGTTTGCGACCTTCTGCGTGACGCTCTCAGGCCAACGCGAGCGTCACGGCGGGGTACTTTCCGAGCGCCATCAGCTTCTCTTTACCGTCGAAGTTGTAAGCCCAACGCCAAAGTTTGCCGCCGGATGGCGTGACCCAAAGATAGAGACTATGGCTATCGCTGACGCGATAAGCCTTTTCTGCCGCCTTGGCTTTACGCACTTCGGTATCGGTCAATCCCATTGAAAACCTCTAAAAGCGCGTTTTGAAAAGTACCCCCCGGAGGAAATCCACATACCCCCCAAAGTACCCCCGCAAGCGCTTGGCTTCCATCGTACGCTGTAGGACGGTAAAAACACTAAACCCCAGCGTTTGCTGGGGTTTGATGAGTTTCTTTGGATGTCTTTGGAAGACATAAAACAAGGTCATGGCGGAGAGTGGGGGATTCGAACCCCCGATAGAACTTTTGGTCCTATAACGGTTTAGCAAACCGCCGCCTTCAGCCACTCGGCCAACTCTCCGGCTGTTCTGTCCGGCTGCTGATTACGAATGCCGGGAACTTGCTGATTATAGCTTGGGGCAAGGTCATGAAGGCAAATCAGATAGATTTGTCTCTATAAATACATCTGTCTCATGAGCGAAGGAGCGAGGGTTGGAGCTTTCTGTCAGCACGACAGCCAGGCGCAAGATGCGCTTGTTACCCCTGATTGGCGCGACCTATTTCATGGTCTCTGGCGGGCCTTATGGGCTTGAGGACATCATTGGCAAGGCTGGTTACGGACGAGCGCTGCTGCTGCTGTTGCTCATCCCGCTGGTGTGGAGCTTTCCTACCTCGCTGATGGTCGGTGAACTGGCTTCGGCGCTTCCTGAAGAGGGTGGTTATTATCGGTGGGTTCGGCGAGGTTTGGGACGGTTCTGGGGGTTTCAGGAGGCCTGGCTCTCGCTTGCAGCCAGTGTGTTCGACATGGCGATCTATCCGGTCACGTTTGTGCTCTATCTTGGGCGAATTGCGCCCGCGTGGACGGAAGGGTATCGCGGGACGCTTTGGGCGCTTGCGGTGGTTATTGCTTGCGCGGTTTGGAACCTTTACGGGGCGAAGGCTGTTGGTGAAGGTTCGGTCGGGATGTTCTGCGTGTTGTTGGCTCCATTTGCTGTACTCGTCGCGGTTAGTTTGTGGCGAGCACTTACGGGAGTGCATGTTTCCGGCGTCGCTTCTGTGCCGATCGAGCGTGACATGGCTGGAGCTGTTTCGGTTGCGCTCTGGAACTACATGGGTTGGGATAATGCGTCGACCGTGGCTCAGGAGGTCGAGGAACCGCAGCGGAACTATCCTCGGGCGATGCTGATTGCGGCTTTGCTGGTCGCTGTCACGTATATTCTGCCGCTTGCTGCTGTGGCGTTAGCTGGGATTTCTGCGGACCGCTTTTCTACTGGAGCCTGGACTGACGCTGCGCGGACGCTCGCTGGACCTTGGCTTGCGCTTGCGGTGGTGCTTGGCGGCGCAATCAGTGGGTTTGGGATGTTCAATGCGCTTACGTTGAGCTATACGCGCGTTCCTTTTGCTCTTGCGGAGGAGGGTTTGCTGCCGCAGATCTTGACTCGGCGGACGTCGCGAGGAGTTCCGTGGCTGAGTGTTCTGGTTTGCAGCGCAGCCTGGGCGATGGCTTTGCGGTTCAGCTTTGAACGGTTGATCTCGATTGACCTGGTGCTTTACGGCGCTGCGCTGCTGCTCGAGTTTGTAGCGCTTGTGGTTTTGCGGGTTCGTGAGCCTGAACTTGTGCGGCCGTTTCGGGTTCCTGGAGGTGTTTCAGGAGCGGTCGTTTGCGGGATTGGACCGGCTTTTTTGATTGCGTTTGCGATGTGGGCTGCCCGGGGAGAGCGGGTTGCGGGATTGCCTGCGCTGGTCTTTGCGGGGCTGGTGGCTGCTTCCGGGCCGGTTGCTTTTGGACTGGCGCGCCTCGGTCAGCGACGGCGGGAGCGGGCGCTGGCTGGTGCTTCCTGAGAGGTACCGCCACCCCCCGTACTTGAAGTACGAAAGTCTTCAAAACAAGGGACTTAGAGGTGGACTAAGTACTCCCTCAAGTACCTCCAGAGTCTCAAAGTCTTGAGGCTGCTGGAGTTGACTCGGCGTGAGGTGCACTTTGTTTGAGGAGGCGGGGAGTTAATTACGTGATTAATATGGAGTGTGCCCGCAAGGCAGAGCCAAGGGCAACCGCAAGCTCTTCGACTTCGCCCAGGATGACAGGGTTGGGCAACGGGAACGAGCCGATGCTGGTGGCATCGGCTCGTTCGTTGTGAGATTTATGGGCCCGAACTACTCGATTGGGATTGGCTTTGGTTCGGGGTTGATCTTGTTGTCGATGAAGCGCTGCTGAGCTTCGACGACCTTGTTGCGGGCGAAGGAGGCGTCGCGCCAGCCTTTTACTTCGACGCGCTTGCCTTCAAGATCTTTGTAGATGGCGAAGAAGTGAGTGATCTCCTTGAGCATGTGGGGGTAGATCTCGGAGAAGTTCCAGACATCTTTGTAGCGGGGATTGCCCTTGCCGACGCAGAGGACCTTCTCATCGCCTAAGCCCTGATCGAGCATTTCGAGGAGACCAATGGGGCGGACTTCCATAACGCAGCCGGGAAAGCTGGGTGTATCGACGAGCACGAGGACATCGAGTGGGTCGCCGTCATCACCGAGCGTGCTGGGGATGAAGCCGTAGTCGCCGGGGTAGTGGACGGGCGAGTAGAGGTTGCGGTCGAGCCGGAAGACGTGGAGGTCCTTGTCGTACTCGTACTTGCTGATGCCCTCGCTGGGAATCTCGATCACACAGTTGACTACTTCGGGCGACTTTGGCCCAACGGGCAACTCAAGGTAATTCGGCATAAGGTCTGTAATCTCTCGTAACTAAAGATTGTTGGAGCTGGCGGGACCTGTCGATCCCGTGTTGCCATGCTGGTCCTCGTGGAACGCCATACAGTCCGTGGACGACTGGGGAGACGACGTATCGCGGGAAGAACAGGCCGCACACGTTTATAATCGGACACAATGAAGGCCCATGTCTATGTCACGCTCAAACGGACTGTTCTCGATGCCCAAGGCAAGACCGTCTCTGACGCTCTCCGTCGCATGGAATACAAAGGGGTTGCCGATGTTCGGCAAGGCAAGTACTTCCTGCTTACGCTCGAGGATGAACTCTCCGAAGAGGCGCACGAAAAAGAGATCGAGCGGATTGCACGCGAGGTTTTAACGAACCCTGTAATTGAAGAATTTACCTTCCGACTCGAGAAGTAACGACTGACGTCTGACCCTGTTGTACTGTCGTATACCTTCTGCCTTATGTAGCCTTCTGGTTGATCGTTGATGGATACGCTCTCTGGTGCTGTGTGCCGGGAACGCTCAATCGTGCAGGCGCAGTGCGCTTGTGGACATTCATTCATCACGATCGGGGATAATCATGCCGTTCCTTCGTAATACCTCATTGCTGTTCCTTTTCCTGGGATTGATGCTGTTCGAAGCGCCGCAAGTGCAAGGGCAATCCAGAATAACCGCCGACAAGGCAGCAGGACTGGATGCATTTGGCGGCTTTACCGGGCTCGATAACGATTACTATGGCCCGGACAAGAACTATGGCGTTACATTGGGCGGGGACTACACCCACTACATCAAGCGATTTCGTGGCCTGATCGTGCCCGCGTTTGAGGTTCGTGGAACCGTGACGCCGGGGGGAACAGTCGGCGAGCGAACACTGGAAGGCGGCCTGAAACTGGGAACGACCTTCCGCAGGCTGCAGCCTTACGGCGATTTCATGATCGGCAACGGGGTCATTACGTTTCCCCTGCCCGCCGTGGTGGAGCCGGGAGTGACGTATCGCACGCGAGATAGCTCTTTCCTTTACATCTATGGGGGTGGGCTGACGTACGATTTGGGACCGAGGCTGTCGCTTCTCGTGG
Coding sequences:
- a CDS encoding Arm DNA-binding domain-containing protein, producing the protein MGLTDTEVRKAKAAEKAYRVSDSHSLYLWVTPSGGKLWRWAYNFDGKEKLMALGKYPAVTLALA
- a CDS encoding inorganic diphosphatase, with translation MPNYLELPVGPKSPEVVNCVIEIPSEGISKYEYDKDLHVFRLDRNLYSPVHYPGDYGFIPSTLGDDGDPLDVLVLVDTPSFPGCVMEVRPIGLLEMLDQGLGDEKVLCVGKGNPRYKDVWNFSEIYPHMLKEITHFFAIYKDLEGKRVEVKGWRDASFARNKVVEAQQRFIDNKINPEPKPIPIE
- a CDS encoding APC family permease; protein product: MRLLPLIGATYFMVSGGPYGLEDIIGKAGYGRALLLLLLIPLVWSFPTSLMVGELASALPEEGGYYRWVRRGLGRFWGFQEAWLSLAASVFDMAIYPVTFVLYLGRIAPAWTEGYRGTLWALAVVIACAVWNLYGAKAVGEGSVGMFCVLLAPFAVLVAVSLWRALTGVHVSGVASVPIERDMAGAVSVALWNYMGWDNASTVAQEVEEPQRNYPRAMLIAALLVAVTYILPLAAVALAGISADRFSTGAWTDAARTLAGPWLALAVVLGGAISGFGMFNALTLSYTRVPFALAEEGLLPQILTRRTSRGVPWLSVLVCSAAWAMALRFSFERLISIDLVLYGAALLLEFVALVVLRVREPELVRPFRVPGGVSGAVVCGIGPAFLIAFAMWAARGERVAGLPALVFAGLVAASGPVAFGLARLGQRRRERALAGAS
- the purS gene encoding phosphoribosylformylglycinamidine synthase subunit PurS, whose translation is MKAHVYVTLKRTVLDAQGKTVSDALRRMEYKGVADVRQGKYFLLTLEDELSEEAHEKEIERIAREVLTNPVIEEFTFRLEK
- a CDS encoding tyrosine-type recombinase/integrase, whose product is MAARKISKSAEQISSENSFASVSVKWVEHWQDDKSPRHVDSTRRRLAANILPSLGLLQMTEIEAPDIVAMVRAVEARGARDVAKRALETTGQIFRYAIAHGYAKRNPATDVRPRDILKASLKSNYARIEAKELPNLLRQIEVYPGTHVTRFAIKLIALTFVRTSELIGATWSEFDLEAARWNIPADRMKMRTPHVVPLARQALEILDTLRELTGGSDWLFPGDRNVAKPMSNNTILKALERMGYKGKMTGHGFRGLASTILHERGYGHEHIELQLAHAPRNAVSAAYNHALYLEPRSKMMQDWADFLDQTQRGARVLPFRGLSGPLNEKLLIAARSDK